The following are encoded together in the Limanda limanda chromosome 12, fLimLim1.1, whole genome shotgun sequence genome:
- the LOC133015135 gene encoding gastrula zinc finger protein XlCGF17.1-like — protein METRETQTGLNTRNNKQPLSEMGCETEKKPFSCSECGKRFSKRSELNRHTRSHTGEKPFSCSECGKRFSERANLNIHMRIHTGEKPFSCSECGKRFSKGSDLNRHMMIHTGEKPFSCSECGKRFSERANLDMHTRIHTGEKPFSCSECGKRFSRMGSLNTHKKTHTGEKPFSCSECGKRFSKRSDLNRHMMIHTGEKPFSCSECGKRFIERASLNTHMRIHTGEKPFSCSECGKRFCQSCGLNRHKKTHTGEKPFSCSECGNRFSRKSHLNTHMRSHTGE, from the coding sequence atggagaccagggaaactcagactggtttaaatacaagaaataacaaacagcctctaagtgaaatgggatgtgagacagaaaaaaaaccgtttagttgttctgagtgtggtaaaagatttagcaaaAGGAGCGAACTTAACAGACATActaggagtcatacaggagagaaaccgttcagttgctctgagtgtggtaaaagatttagtgAAAGGGCgaatctaaatatacatatgaggattcatacaggagagaaaccgtttagttgctctgagtgtggtaaaagatttagcaaaGGGAGCGATCTTAACAGACATAtgatgattcatacaggagagaaaccgttcagttgctctgagtgtggtaaaagatttagtgAAAGGGCGAATCTAGATATGCATacgaggattcatacaggagagaaaccgtttagttgctctgagtgtggcaAAAGATTTAGTCGAAtgggcagtctaaatacacataagaagactcatacaggagagaaaccgtttagttgctctgagtgtgggaAAAGATTTAGCAAAAGGAGTGATCTTAACAGACATAtgatgattcatacaggagagaaaccgttcagttgctctgagtgtggtaaaagatttattgAAAGGGCGagtttaaatacacatatgaggattcatacaggagagaaaccgtttagttgctctgagtgtgggaAAAGATTTTGTCAAAGTTGCGGTCTAAATAGACATAAGaagactcatacaggagagaaaccgtttagttgctctgagtgtggtaacagATTTAGCCGTAAGtcccatctaaatacacatatgaggagtcatacaggagagtaA